From one Macellibacteroides fermentans genomic stretch:
- a CDS encoding family 78 glycoside hydrolase catalytic domain gives MKKKNCIKGFIVWLLAAGMFCSCQTINKEVVPGELRTEYLSGPIGLDTPSPRFTWNFSPSQKEFSQSYYQIHVATSAGLLEEGKVDVWNSDKQEGTLPFARYTGTTPLESHRMYYWNVTVWDASGKKTSTSQTATFEMAKINPSDWQAKWITDKQDKEFEPAPLFRKTFSAKKPIASARAYVSAAGYAELFINGKRVGENFLDPGYTHFDKRLLFVTHDITPLLTLGENAVGAVLGNGWYNIQSKAVWDFEKACWRDRPRFLCELRITYADGSTEVVATDDSWRTSTGPYTYNNLYSGDMYDARLEQEGWNTPTFSDASWTDAVITSQPAPLLVAQTMPGIRITEEVKASAFKTFSNKLYVYSFPKNMAGVTRLKVKGKPGTRITVKHGELLKKDGRLEQGNINVYYHPEKAKEVFQMDVYTLKGTGEEEVFMPHFCYHGFQYAEVESSEPVELTDQSLTALFMHTSLDQVGEFSSSNELLNKIWTATNQAYRSNIHSIPTDCPQREKNGWTADAHVAIDLALLNFDGITLYEKWMNDFIDNQRDSIGDISGIIPSSSWGYGEWIGPVWDAALFIIPNALCNYYGDTRSIEKLYPTMERYLKYLSTREKDGYLAYGLGDWVFYKTQTPNEYTSTAYYYLDYTLMTRFASLLGKDATHFQQKADQLKTLINTKYFNAETGVYANGSQTAQALALYLGLVPEGKEQLVADKLLDAVKATDHFLDFGLLGSKTVPAMLTRYGYVEDAYRMITKTEAPSWGYFVQTMGYTTLPETWTMSPEFRDASLNHVFMGDVSAWMYNCLTGINYDADQPGFAHVVIRPYFVKDLQWVKGSYKSVKGLIRSEWKREDGNVKLTVEIPAGTTATVYADKEYRIGSGIHSFVIKKN, from the coding sequence ATGAAGAAAAAAAACTGTATCAAGGGTTTTATCGTATGGCTGTTGGCTGCAGGCATGTTCTGCAGCTGTCAGACCATAAACAAAGAGGTAGTCCCCGGCGAACTACGAACCGAGTACCTGTCAGGACCCATCGGTCTGGATACCCCGTCGCCCCGCTTTACCTGGAACTTCAGCCCCTCCCAGAAAGAATTCAGCCAATCGTATTATCAAATCCATGTTGCCACTTCGGCCGGATTGTTGGAAGAGGGAAAAGTCGATGTGTGGAATTCTGACAAACAGGAAGGTACGCTGCCTTTTGCCCGATATACTGGAACAACTCCTCTCGAGTCCCATCGAATGTACTACTGGAACGTTACGGTTTGGGATGCAAGCGGTAAGAAAACAAGCACTTCCCAAACGGCCACATTCGAGATGGCAAAGATCAACCCATCCGATTGGCAGGCCAAATGGATAACCGACAAACAGGATAAGGAATTTGAACCCGCTCCTCTGTTTCGTAAAACCTTTTCGGCAAAAAAGCCAATTGCTTCTGCCCGTGCCTATGTAAGTGCTGCCGGCTATGCAGAACTTTTTATAAACGGAAAGCGTGTGGGCGAGAACTTCCTTGATCCGGGATATACCCATTTCGACAAACGTCTTCTTTTCGTAACGCACGACATCACTCCGTTGCTCACGCTGGGTGAAAACGCCGTGGGAGCCGTATTGGGCAACGGATGGTACAACATCCAGAGCAAGGCTGTATGGGATTTCGAAAAAGCATGCTGGCGTGATCGTCCCCGGTTCCTTTGCGAACTTCGGATTACGTATGCCGACGGAAGCACGGAGGTAGTAGCTACAGACGATAGCTGGCGCACATCTACCGGCCCTTATACCTACAATAACCTTTACAGTGGAGATATGTATGACGCCCGTCTTGAACAAGAGGGATGGAATACCCCCACATTCAGCGATGCTTCGTGGACGGATGCCGTAATCACTTCGCAACCGGCTCCGTTATTGGTTGCCCAGACTATGCCGGGTATCCGTATCACCGAAGAGGTGAAAGCCTCTGCCTTCAAGACTTTCAGCAACAAACTGTATGTCTACTCATTCCCGAAGAATATGGCAGGTGTTACCCGTTTAAAGGTAAAAGGTAAACCCGGCACCCGGATTACCGTAAAGCATGGAGAGCTGCTAAAGAAAGACGGACGGTTGGAACAGGGTAATATCAACGTTTACTATCATCCCGAAAAGGCGAAAGAGGTTTTCCAGATGGATGTATACACGTTGAAAGGTACAGGCGAAGAGGAAGTTTTTATGCCACACTTTTGTTATCACGGTTTTCAGTATGCCGAAGTGGAAAGCTCCGAACCGGTGGAGTTGACCGACCAAAGTCTGACTGCCCTGTTCATGCATACTTCGTTGGATCAGGTTGGCGAGTTCAGTTCTTCCAACGAACTGCTTAATAAAATATGGACTGCCACAAATCAGGCCTACCGAAGTAATATTCACAGCATTCCGACCGACTGCCCTCAGCGCGAAAAGAATGGCTGGACTGCCGATGCTCATGTTGCAATAGACCTGGCTTTACTTAACTTCGATGGAATTACTTTGTACGAAAAATGGATGAACGACTTTATCGACAATCAGCGAGATTCCATTGGCGACATTTCAGGAATCATACCTTCCAGCAGCTGGGGATACGGCGAATGGATCGGACCGGTTTGGGATGCAGCACTCTTTATCATACCCAATGCCCTTTGTAATTATTATGGCGATACCCGTTCCATCGAAAAACTGTATCCAACTATGGAACGTTATCTTAAGTATTTAAGTACACGCGAAAAGGATGGTTATTTGGCCTATGGCCTGGGAGACTGGGTATTTTACAAAACGCAGACTCCCAACGAGTATACTTCTACGGCTTATTATTATCTTGATTATACATTAATGACCCGCTTTGCCAGCCTGTTGGGAAAAGACGCAACCCATTTCCAGCAGAAGGCAGACCAGTTGAAAACGCTGATCAATACGAAGTATTTCAATGCTGAAACCGGTGTATATGCCAACGGATCGCAGACAGCCCAGGCGTTGGCGCTGTATTTAGGTCTGGTGCCCGAAGGTAAAGAACAGCTTGTAGCCGATAAACTGTTGGATGCCGTAAAGGCAACCGATCATTTCCTCGACTTCGGACTTCTCGGCAGCAAGACCGTTCCTGCCATGCTTACACGTTATGGTTATGTGGAAGATGCCTATCGTATGATAACTAAAACCGAGGCACCTTCGTGGGGGTATTTTGTACAGACTATGGGATACACCACCTTGCCTGAAACCTGGACCATGAGTCCGGAGTTTCGTGATGCATCTTTAAACCATGTATTTATGGGTGATGTTAGCGCATGGATGTATAATTGTCTGACTGGTATAAACTACGATGCCGATCAGCCCGGATTTGCACATGTGGTGATTCGTCCTTACTTTGTAAAGGACCTTCAATGGGTAAAAGGTTCATACAAATCTGTAAAGGGGCTTATCCGTAGTGAGTGGAAAAGAGAAGACGGAAACGTAAAGCTGACTGTGGAAATCCCCGCCGGAACAACGGCTACCGTGTACGCAGATAAGGAGTATCGCATTGGCTCGGGTATCCACTCCTTTGTAATAAAGAAGAACTAA
- a CDS encoding alpha-L-rhamnosidase-related protein has translation MNFKKILIYNFLLAATMQLHGQSALPPAWNGIHSEQLQRDQRTRVYPPPTRIVWKEEGGGASIQGEANLLRPGNGQTDLANTSICVMKSSVNGHPSLLLDFGKELQGGLQLVTGMPGSQKPVNIRIRFGESVSEAMSTTGIRGATNDHAMRDFTLSLPWLGVAEVGNTGFRFVRIDLLDPASELQLKEVRAIFTARDIPYKGSFSCNDEQLNKIWLTGAYTVHLNMQEYLWDGIKRDRLVWVGDMHPEVMTINTVFGYNEVVPKSLDLIRDITPLPQWMNGISSYSIWWLLIHRDWYLYQGDLGYLMQQKTYMEGLLKYLLTKVDANGREKLDGNRFLDWPSSENQPGVDAGLQALLTMAMDAGSELCHLLKNDSLAAQCAEAAGRMKKQVPDANHSKQAAALMALAGLMDPVTADKEVISVGGAKNFSTFYGYYMLQAMGKAQNVQGGLDIIRTYWGAMLDLGATTFWEDFNMEWLPNAAPIDNLVPEGKKDIHGDYGDYCYKGFRHSLCHGWASGPTSWLTQHVLGFKVLEPGCKVVKIEPSLGDLLWAEGTLPTPQGSIFVRHEKLSDGSVKTTVKAPKGIRIIK, from the coding sequence ATGAATTTCAAAAAGATACTGATATATAATTTTTTGTTGGCAGCTACGATGCAGCTTCACGGTCAGTCGGCTCTGCCTCCGGCATGGAACGGCATACATTCGGAGCAGCTTCAGCGAGATCAGCGCACAAGAGTATACCCACCTCCAACACGTATTGTATGGAAAGAGGAGGGGGGAGGCGCTTCCATTCAGGGAGAGGCTAACCTGCTTCGTCCGGGAAACGGACAGACCGACCTTGCCAATACATCGATCTGTGTAATGAAAAGTTCGGTAAACGGACATCCTTCACTTTTACTTGATTTCGGCAAAGAGCTGCAAGGCGGCTTGCAGTTGGTAACCGGCATGCCCGGGTCACAAAAACCGGTCAACATCCGTATCCGCTTTGGCGAATCGGTGAGCGAAGCCATGAGTACTACAGGTATACGTGGGGCTACCAACGATCATGCTATGCGCGATTTTACCTTATCTTTGCCCTGGTTGGGAGTAGCTGAAGTGGGAAATACCGGATTCCGGTTTGTACGTATAGATCTGCTGGATCCGGCAAGTGAATTACAACTTAAAGAGGTGCGGGCAATTTTTACCGCCCGGGATATACCTTACAAAGGCAGTTTTAGCTGTAACGACGAGCAACTCAATAAAATATGGCTTACCGGTGCCTATACGGTGCACCTCAACATGCAGGAATATCTGTGGGACGGTATTAAGCGCGACCGCCTGGTGTGGGTGGGCGATATGCATCCGGAGGTGATGACTATCAACACGGTTTTTGGGTACAACGAAGTAGTGCCTAAAAGTCTGGACCTGATACGTGATATTACTCCGCTCCCCCAATGGATGAACGGGATAAGTTCGTATTCCATCTGGTGGCTGCTGATACATCGCGACTGGTATTTGTACCAGGGGGATTTAGGTTACCTGATGCAGCAGAAAACCTATATGGAAGGGTTACTTAAGTATCTGCTGACTAAAGTGGATGCCAATGGAAGGGAGAAGCTAGACGGCAACAGGTTTCTTGACTGGCCATCCAGCGAAAACCAGCCTGGAGTGGATGCAGGCCTGCAGGCATTACTTACCATGGCGATGGATGCCGGAAGCGAACTGTGCCATTTACTTAAAAATGATTCATTGGCTGCACAGTGTGCTGAGGCAGCCGGCCGTATGAAAAAACAGGTGCCGGATGCAAATCATTCTAAACAGGCAGCGGCCTTGATGGCGTTGGCTGGACTGATGGATCCGGTAACTGCAGACAAAGAGGTGATTAGTGTAGGTGGGGCAAAAAACTTTTCCACTTTTTATGGATACTATATGCTGCAAGCCATGGGCAAGGCTCAAAATGTGCAGGGCGGTCTGGATATAATCCGTACCTACTGGGGGGCAATGCTTGATTTGGGAGCTACTACATTTTGGGAAGATTTCAATATGGAATGGTTGCCCAATGCCGCACCCATCGATAACCTGGTGCCCGAAGGGAAAAAAGATATTCATGGCGATTATGGCGATTACTGTTACAAAGGTTTCAGACATAGTCTTTGTCACGGCTGGGCATCGGGCCCTACCTCCTGGCTAACTCAACATGTGCTGGGATTTAAGGTCCTTGAACCCGGATGCAAAGTGGTTAAAATCGAACCATCTCTGGGCGATCTGCTTTGGGCGGAAGGTACTTTGCCAACACCTCAGGGATCCATATTTGTCAGACACGAGAAATTGTCCGATGGATCTGTCAAGACTACAGTCAAGGCGCCCAAAGGCATTCGTATAATTAAATAA
- the rhaD gene encoding rhamnulose-1-phosphate aldolase: MYMIRNNQALMAEIDRICEVAGYLWEKGWAERNGGNISVNITELLTEAEKNLPALAPATQLQEVMGELGGHIFYVTGTGKRMRYISLKPFENGSIIRITPDGSAYEIIAEQPISPTSELPSHLLMHNFLLSKGRNNKVVLHTHPTNLIALSHSPRWLNSAYITHTLWSMIPESRVIVPRGIGIVPYELPGSMKLAYATIKQLEKHDVVLWEKHGLLAVGEDIIECFDAIDTMAKSAQIYLDARTAGFEPVGMTDKQLDELAVAFNLPLE, translated from the coding sequence ATATATATGATTCGAAACAATCAGGCCTTAATGGCCGAAATAGACCGGATATGTGAAGTTGCCGGCTATCTTTGGGAGAAGGGATGGGCAGAGCGAAACGGTGGAAATATCTCTGTCAATATAACCGAACTTCTTACCGAAGCAGAAAAGAATTTACCGGCTTTGGCTCCGGCAACCCAATTGCAGGAAGTAATGGGAGAGTTGGGCGGACATATTTTTTATGTGACAGGAACAGGTAAGAGAATGCGCTACATTTCTCTTAAGCCCTTCGAAAACGGATCAATTATTCGTATCACACCCGATGGCAGTGCTTACGAAATAATTGCAGAACAACCTATTTCTCCTACTTCAGAGTTGCCTTCGCACTTGTTAATGCATAATTTTCTGCTATCCAAAGGGCGTAATAATAAAGTGGTTTTACATACGCATCCTACCAATCTGATTGCCCTGTCTCATAGTCCCCGCTGGCTTAATTCGGCCTATATAACCCATACGCTTTGGTCTATGATACCCGAAAGCCGGGTAATCGTACCAAGAGGTATCGGAATTGTACCTTACGAATTGCCAGGCTCCATGAAACTGGCATATGCAACTATCAAACAACTGGAGAAACACGACGTGGTTCTTTGGGAAAAACATGGATTGCTGGCAGTGGGAGAAGATATCATCGAATGTTTCGATGCTATAGACACCATGGCCAAATCGGCACAGATTTACCTTGACGCCCGCACTGCAGGCTTCGAACCGGTGGGGATGACAGACAAACAGCTGGATGAATTGGCGGTAGCCTTTAATCTGCCGTTAGAGTAG
- the rhaT gene encoding L-rhamnose/proton symporter RhaT, producing the protein MNVIIGLLIIAIGSMGQSSSYVPIKKVKQWSWESFWLIQGIFAWLIFPYLGAQLAVPESSSLIELWQAGGALKACFYGMLWGIGGLTFGLSMRYLGVALGQSIALGTCAGFGTLLPAVFGGTDLFSGEGLILLLGVCITLAGIAVIGYAGSLRAQRMSEEEKLAAVKEFALTKGLLVALLAGVMSACFNLGLEAGTPVLEKAKELGAIELFALNPVIILVTMGGFITNAVYCLFQNVKNNTGYDYFKVSGPILLNNILFCALAGILWYSQFFGLGMGKSFFSEHPVMLAFSWSILMSLNVIFSNVWGIILKEWKGAGNKTLVVLFTGMLILIFSLVFPNL; encoded by the coding sequence ATGAACGTCATAATCGGCTTGTTGATTATTGCCATCGGAAGTATGGGGCAATCCAGTTCATATGTGCCAATAAAGAAGGTAAAACAATGGAGTTGGGAAAGCTTCTGGCTGATACAGGGCATATTTGCCTGGCTAATCTTTCCTTATTTAGGAGCACAGCTGGCAGTTCCAGAAAGTTCAAGTCTGATTGAATTGTGGCAGGCAGGCGGTGCACTAAAGGCTTGCTTTTATGGAATGCTTTGGGGGATTGGAGGATTAACCTTTGGTTTAAGCATGCGTTACCTGGGAGTAGCTTTAGGACAATCCATAGCTCTGGGTACATGTGCTGGATTTGGAACATTACTACCTGCTGTTTTCGGCGGAACAGACCTGTTTTCAGGCGAGGGTTTGATTCTTTTACTTGGTGTTTGCATCACATTGGCCGGAATAGCAGTAATTGGCTATGCAGGTAGTTTGCGTGCGCAGCGAATGAGTGAAGAGGAGAAACTCGCTGCAGTAAAGGAGTTTGCTCTTACCAAAGGATTATTGGTTGCTTTACTGGCCGGAGTAATGAGCGCCTGCTTTAATTTAGGACTTGAAGCGGGAACACCTGTTCTGGAAAAAGCAAAGGAGTTGGGAGCCATCGAATTATTTGCCCTCAACCCGGTAATCATATTGGTTACTATGGGCGGATTTATTACAAATGCAGTTTATTGCCTTTTCCAGAATGTAAAAAATAATACGGGGTATGATTATTTTAAGGTATCGGGTCCGATCCTGTTAAATAATATTTTATTTTGTGCATTGGCCGGAATCCTATGGTACTCACAGTTCTTCGGATTGGGTATGGGTAAGAGTTTCTTTTCGGAACATCCGGTAATGCTGGCTTTTTCGTGGAGTATTTTGATGTCTTTAAACGTAATTTTCAGTAATGTGTGGGGAATTATTCTGAAAGAGTGGAAAGGAGCCGGAAACAAAACACTGGTAGTATTGTTTACTGGAATGCTTATTCTAATCTTTTCGCTGGTTTTTCCTAACTTGTAA
- a CDS encoding L-rhamnose isomerase — MTNENHVLQSFQLATERYASLGVDTTQVLEKMNKISMSLHCWQADDVTGFENQGGSLTGGIQVTGNYPGKARTIDELRLDVLCAKSYIPGTHRLNLHEIYGDFEGKVVDRNEVEPSHFQSWMEWGKEHNMKLDFNSTSFSHPKSGDLTLANPNDDIRNFWIEHTKRCRWISEEMGKYQADPCMMNLWIHDGSKEVPASRIKYRRILEQSLDEIFSTEYANMKDCIEAKLFGIGLESYTVGSYDFYLGYGAKKGKIVTLDTGHFHLTESIADKISSMLLFTPEIMLHVSRPIRWDSDHVVILNDDLQDLAREIIRCDALDRVHIGLDYFDATINRIGAYVIGCRATQKAFIQALLEPSALLNSYEENGQYFERLALQEELKSMPWQAVWDYYCFLNDVPVGENYISEIHRYEQTVTSKR, encoded by the coding sequence ATGACAAACGAGAATCATGTGCTTCAGTCATTTCAACTGGCAACCGAACGCTATGCATCATTGGGCGTGGATACAACCCAAGTGCTTGAAAAAATGAACAAAATATCCATGTCGCTGCACTGCTGGCAGGCCGACGATGTAACGGGATTCGAGAATCAGGGCGGTTCGCTTACCGGAGGTATACAGGTTACCGGAAACTATCCGGGCAAGGCTCGCACGATAGACGAACTTAGGTTGGATGTGCTCTGTGCCAAATCCTATATTCCGGGTACGCACCGACTAAACCTACATGAAATCTATGGCGATTTCGAAGGGAAGGTGGTAGACCGTAACGAGGTGGAACCTTCACACTTTCAAAGCTGGATGGAGTGGGGCAAGGAACATAATATGAAGCTGGACTTTAACAGTACCTCATTCTCTCACCCAAAAAGTGGCGATCTTACCTTGGCCAATCCCAACGATGATATCCGTAATTTCTGGATCGAACATACAAAACGCTGTCGTTGGATTAGTGAAGAAATGGGCAAATATCAGGCAGATCCATGTATGATGAACCTTTGGATTCACGACGGGAGCAAGGAGGTGCCTGCAAGTCGCATAAAGTACAGACGTATTCTGGAACAGTCGCTGGACGAAATATTTTCTACCGAATATGCAAACATGAAAGATTGTATCGAAGCCAAATTGTTTGGAATCGGATTAGAAAGCTATACAGTGGGATCTTATGATTTCTATCTGGGATACGGAGCAAAGAAGGGCAAGATAGTAACACTTGATACAGGTCACTTCCATCTTACGGAAAGTATTGCCGATAAGATTTCTTCTATGTTATTATTCACTCCTGAAATCATGTTGCATGTAAGCCGCCCCATTCGCTGGGACAGCGACCATGTAGTTATATTGAACGATGATCTTCAGGACTTGGCCCGCGAAATTATCCGCTGCGACGCATTGGACCGTGTACATATCGGACTGGATTATTTTGATGCAACTATCAACCGTATCGGTGCCTATGTAATTGGATGCCGTGCAACGCAGAAAGCTTTTATTCAGGCCTTGCTTGAACCTTCAGCATTATTGAATTCATACGAAGAAAACGGACAATATTTTGAACGTCTTGCACTACAGGAAGAGCTTAAAAGTATGCCCTGGCAGGCGGTCTGGGATTACTACTGCTTCCTTAATGATGTCCCTGTGGGAGAAAACTATATTTCCGAAATACATAGGTACGAACAAACAGTAACATCCAAACGTTAG